A region from the Drosophila bipectinata strain 14024-0381.07 chromosome 3R, DbipHiC1v2, whole genome shotgun sequence genome encodes:
- the Pka-C2 gene encoding cAMP-dependent protein kinase catalytic subunit 2 isoform X1 — MKFQIPCILISAEYPIANPDRRFRSRSSRRRLLHRESKSLGAVRCTLAGGRTAVMSQHHLSQAASSFFNVKEDYNTTLDNMSREFEERWNHQTQSPHSNLENYIQRAVLGNGSFGTVLLVKEKIGKNYYAAKMMSKEDLVRLKQVAHVHNEKHVLNAARFPFLIYLIDSTKDFDYLYLILPLVNGGELFSYHRRMRKFNEKQARFYACQVALALEYMHRMHLMYRDLKPENILLDIRGYIKITDFGFTKRVDGRTSTLCGTPEYLAPEIVQLRPYNKSVDWWAFGILVYELVAGRSPFAIHNRDVILMYSKICMGEYKMPTYFTQNLKTLVESLMQVETTKRKCVRRRCGCEEPSLVSRDRLVWHSQPGSSGTLCAHGIRRRGSVQFRELRIEGQDEVANKPASGIIREFLNVKIAFVSLFWVILV, encoded by the exons ATGAAATTCCAAATTCCTTGTATATTGATATCCGCTGAGTACCCAATAGCTAACCCAGATCGCAGATTCCGGTCCAGAAGCTCTCGACGACGACTCCTCCATAGGGAATCGAAATCGCTTGGTGCTGTAAGATGCACGTTGGCTGGAGGGCGGACTGCTGTTATGAGCCAGCATCATTTGAGCCAGGCTGCGTCGTCCTTCTTCAATGTTAAGGAGGACTACAACACCACTCTGGACAATATGAGCCGGGAGTTCGAAGAGCGCTGGAACCATCAGACGCAATCGCCTCACTCCAACTTGGAGAACTACATCCAGCGTGCAGTCCTGGGAAACGGCAGCTTCGGCACCGTG CTCTTGGTCAAGGAGAAGATTGGAAAAAACTACTATGCTGCCAAGATGATGAGCAAAGAGGATCTGGTGCGACTCAAGCAGGTGGCCCACGTTCACAACGAGAAGCACGTGCTCAACGCGGCCCGCTTTCCGTTTCTCATCTATTTGATCGACTCGACAAAGGACTTTGACTACCTCTACTTGATCCTGCCACTGGTCAACGGCGGTGAGCTCTTCAGCTATCACCGCAG GATGCGGAAGTTCAACGAGAAGCAGGCTAGGTTCTATGCCTGCCAGGTGGCACTGGCTCTCGAGTACATGCACCGGATGCATCTTATGTATCGGGACCTCAAGCCGGAGAACATTCTTTTGGACATCCGTGGGTACATCAAGATAACCGACTTTGGGTTTACTAAA cgaGTAGATGGCCGCACCTCAACTTTGTGCGGCACTCCGGAGTATTTGGCTCCGGAAATCGTGCAACTTCGGCCGTACAACAAGTCGGTGGACTGGTGGGCTTTCGGTATCCTTGTCTACGAGCTGGTAGCTGGTCGTTCGCCCTTCGCCATTCATAATCGCGACGTGATCCTAATGTATTCGAAGATTTGCATGGGCGAGTATAAAATGCCCACTTACTTCACTCAAAATCTGAAGACCCTGGTGGAAAGTCTAATGCAGGTGGAGACCACGAAACG GAAATGCGTCCGACGGCGCTGCGGATGTGAAGAACCATCCCTGGTTTCAAGGGATCGATTGGTATGGCATTCTCAACCAGGAAGTTCCGGCACCCTATGTGCCCACGGTATCCGGCGCCGAGGATCTGTCCAATTTCGAGAACTTCGAATTGAAGGACAAGATGAAGTCGCGAATAAACCGGCATCCGGAATTATTCgtgaatttttaaatgttaagATCGCATTTGTTAGCTTGTTTTGGGTGATATTGGTGTGA
- the Pka-C2 gene encoding cAMP-dependent protein kinase catalytic subunit 2 isoform X5, giving the protein MMSKEDLVRLKQVAHVHNEKHVLNAARFPFLIYLIDSTKDFDYLYLILPLVNGGELFSYHRRMRKFNEKQARFYACQVALALEYMHRMHLMYRDLKPENILLDIRGYIKITDFGFTKRVDGRTSTLCGTPEYLAPEIVQLRPYNKSVDWWAFGILVYELVAGRSPFAIHNRDVILMYSKICMGEYKMPTYFTQNLKTLVESLMQVETTKRKCVRRRCGCEEPSLVSRDRLVWHSQPGSSGTLCAHGIRRRGSVQFRELRIEGQDEVANKPASGIIREFLNVKIAFVSLFWVILV; this is encoded by the exons ATGATGAGCAAAGAGGATCTGGTGCGACTCAAGCAGGTGGCCCACGTTCACAACGAGAAGCACGTGCTCAACGCGGCCCGCTTTCCGTTTCTCATCTATTTGATCGACTCGACAAAGGACTTTGACTACCTCTACTTGATCCTGCCACTGGTCAACGGCGGTGAGCTCTTCAGCTATCACCGCAG GATGCGGAAGTTCAACGAGAAGCAGGCTAGGTTCTATGCCTGCCAGGTGGCACTGGCTCTCGAGTACATGCACCGGATGCATCTTATGTATCGGGACCTCAAGCCGGAGAACATTCTTTTGGACATCCGTGGGTACATCAAGATAACCGACTTTGGGTTTACTAAA cgaGTAGATGGCCGCACCTCAACTTTGTGCGGCACTCCGGAGTATTTGGCTCCGGAAATCGTGCAACTTCGGCCGTACAACAAGTCGGTGGACTGGTGGGCTTTCGGTATCCTTGTCTACGAGCTGGTAGCTGGTCGTTCGCCCTTCGCCATTCATAATCGCGACGTGATCCTAATGTATTCGAAGATTTGCATGGGCGAGTATAAAATGCCCACTTACTTCACTCAAAATCTGAAGACCCTGGTGGAAAGTCTAATGCAGGTGGAGACCACGAAACG GAAATGCGTCCGACGGCGCTGCGGATGTGAAGAACCATCCCTGGTTTCAAGGGATCGATTGGTATGGCATTCTCAACCAGGAAGTTCCGGCACCCTATGTGCCCACGGTATCCGGCGCCGAGGATCTGTCCAATTTCGAGAACTTCGAATTGAAGGACAAGATGAAGTCGCGAATAAACCGGCATCCGGAATTATTCgtgaatttttaaatgttaagATCGCATTTGTTAGCTTGTTTTGGGTGATATTGGTGTGA
- the Pka-C2 gene encoding cAMP-dependent protein kinase catalytic subunit 2 isoform X7, whose protein sequence is MRKFNEKQARFYACQVALALEYMHRMHLMYRDLKPENILLDIRGYIKITDFGFTKRVDGRTSTLCGTPEYLAPEIVQLRPYNKSVDWWAFGILVYELVAGRSPFAIHNRDVILMYSKICMGEYKMPTYFTQNLKTLVESLMQVETTKRKCVRRRCGCEEPSLVSRDRLVWHSQPGSSGTLCAHGIRRRGSVQFRELRIEGQDEVANKPASGIIREFLNVKIAFVSLFWVILV, encoded by the exons ATGCGGAAGTTCAACGAGAAGCAGGCTAGGTTCTATGCCTGCCAGGTGGCACTGGCTCTCGAGTACATGCACCGGATGCATCTTATGTATCGGGACCTCAAGCCGGAGAACATTCTTTTGGACATCCGTGGGTACATCAAGATAACCGACTTTGGGTTTACTAAA cgaGTAGATGGCCGCACCTCAACTTTGTGCGGCACTCCGGAGTATTTGGCTCCGGAAATCGTGCAACTTCGGCCGTACAACAAGTCGGTGGACTGGTGGGCTTTCGGTATCCTTGTCTACGAGCTGGTAGCTGGTCGTTCGCCCTTCGCCATTCATAATCGCGACGTGATCCTAATGTATTCGAAGATTTGCATGGGCGAGTATAAAATGCCCACTTACTTCACTCAAAATCTGAAGACCCTGGTGGAAAGTCTAATGCAGGTGGAGACCACGAAACG GAAATGCGTCCGACGGCGCTGCGGATGTGAAGAACCATCCCTGGTTTCAAGGGATCGATTGGTATGGCATTCTCAACCAGGAAGTTCCGGCACCCTATGTGCCCACGGTATCCGGCGCCGAGGATCTGTCCAATTTCGAGAACTTCGAATTGAAGGACAAGATGAAGTCGCGAATAAACCGGCATCCGGAATTATTCgtgaatttttaaatgttaagATCGCATTTGTTAGCTTGTTTTGGGTGATATTGGTGTGA
- the Pka-C2 gene encoding cAMP-dependent protein kinase catalytic subunit 2 isoform X3, producing MKFQIPCILISAEYPIANPDRRFRSRSSRRRLLHRESKSLGAVRCTLAGGRTAVMSQHHLSQAASSFFNVKEDYNTTLDNMSREFEERWNHQTQSPHSNLENYIQRAVLGNGSFGTVLLVKEKIGKNYYAAKMMSKEDLVRLKQVAHVHNEKHVLNAARFPFLIYLIDSTKDFDYLYLILPLVNGGELFSYHRRMRKFNEKQARFYACQVALALEYMHRMHLMYRDLKPENILLDIRGYIKITDFGFTKRVDGRTSTLCGTPEYLAPEIVQLRPYNKSVDWWAFGILVYELVAGRSPFAIHNRDVILMYSKICMGEYKMPTYFTQNLKTLVESLMQVETTKRLGNASDGAADVKNHPWFQGIDWYGILNQEVPAPYVPTVSGAEDLSNFENFELKDKMKSRINRHPELFVNF from the exons ATGAAATTCCAAATTCCTTGTATATTGATATCCGCTGAGTACCCAATAGCTAACCCAGATCGCAGATTCCGGTCCAGAAGCTCTCGACGACGACTCCTCCATAGGGAATCGAAATCGCTTGGTGCTGTAAGATGCACGTTGGCTGGAGGGCGGACTGCTGTTATGAGCCAGCATCATTTGAGCCAGGCTGCGTCGTCCTTCTTCAATGTTAAGGAGGACTACAACACCACTCTGGACAATATGAGCCGGGAGTTCGAAGAGCGCTGGAACCATCAGACGCAATCGCCTCACTCCAACTTGGAGAACTACATCCAGCGTGCAGTCCTGGGAAACGGCAGCTTCGGCACCGTG CTCTTGGTCAAGGAGAAGATTGGAAAAAACTACTATGCTGCCAAGATGATGAGCAAAGAGGATCTGGTGCGACTCAAGCAGGTGGCCCACGTTCACAACGAGAAGCACGTGCTCAACGCGGCCCGCTTTCCGTTTCTCATCTATTTGATCGACTCGACAAAGGACTTTGACTACCTCTACTTGATCCTGCCACTGGTCAACGGCGGTGAGCTCTTCAGCTATCACCGCAG GATGCGGAAGTTCAACGAGAAGCAGGCTAGGTTCTATGCCTGCCAGGTGGCACTGGCTCTCGAGTACATGCACCGGATGCATCTTATGTATCGGGACCTCAAGCCGGAGAACATTCTTTTGGACATCCGTGGGTACATCAAGATAACCGACTTTGGGTTTACTAAA cgaGTAGATGGCCGCACCTCAACTTTGTGCGGCACTCCGGAGTATTTGGCTCCGGAAATCGTGCAACTTCGGCCGTACAACAAGTCGGTGGACTGGTGGGCTTTCGGTATCCTTGTCTACGAGCTGGTAGCTGGTCGTTCGCCCTTCGCCATTCATAATCGCGACGTGATCCTAATGTATTCGAAGATTTGCATGGGCGAGTATAAAATGCCCACTTACTTCACTCAAAATCTGAAGACCCTGGTGGAAAGTCTAATGCAGGTGGAGACCACGAAACG TTTAGGAAATGCGTCCGACGGCGCTGCGGATGTGAAGAACCATCCCTGGTTTCAAGGGATCGATTGGTATGGCATTCTCAACCAGGAAGTTCCGGCACCCTATGTGCCCACGGTATCCGGCGCCGAGGATCTGTCCAATTTCGAGAACTTCGAATTGAAGGACAAGATGAAGTCGCGAATAAACCGGCATCCGGAATTATTCgtgaatttttaa
- the Pka-C2 gene encoding cAMP-dependent protein kinase catalytic subunit 2 isoform X2, whose protein sequence is MKFQIPCILISAEYPIANPDRRFRSRSSRRRLLHRESKSLGAVRCTLAGGRTAVMSQHHLSQAASSFFNVKEDYNTTLDNMSREFEERWNHQTQSPHSNLENYIQRAVLGNGSFGTLLVKEKIGKNYYAAKMMSKEDLVRLKQVAHVHNEKHVLNAARFPFLIYLIDSTKDFDYLYLILPLVNGGELFSYHRRMRKFNEKQARFYACQVALALEYMHRMHLMYRDLKPENILLDIRGYIKITDFGFTKRVDGRTSTLCGTPEYLAPEIVQLRPYNKSVDWWAFGILVYELVAGRSPFAIHNRDVILMYSKICMGEYKMPTYFTQNLKTLVESLMQVETTKRKCVRRRCGCEEPSLVSRDRLVWHSQPGSSGTLCAHGIRRRGSVQFRELRIEGQDEVANKPASGIIREFLNVKIAFVSLFWVILV, encoded by the exons ATGAAATTCCAAATTCCTTGTATATTGATATCCGCTGAGTACCCAATAGCTAACCCAGATCGCAGATTCCGGTCCAGAAGCTCTCGACGACGACTCCTCCATAGGGAATCGAAATCGCTTGGTGCTGTAAGATGCACGTTGGCTGGAGGGCGGACTGCTGTTATGAGCCAGCATCATTTGAGCCAGGCTGCGTCGTCCTTCTTCAATGTTAAGGAGGACTACAACACCACTCTGGACAATATGAGCCGGGAGTTCGAAGAGCGCTGGAACCATCAGACGCAATCGCCTCACTCCAACTTGGAGAACTACATCCAGCGTGCAGTCCTGGGAAACGGCAGCTTCGGCACC CTCTTGGTCAAGGAGAAGATTGGAAAAAACTACTATGCTGCCAAGATGATGAGCAAAGAGGATCTGGTGCGACTCAAGCAGGTGGCCCACGTTCACAACGAGAAGCACGTGCTCAACGCGGCCCGCTTTCCGTTTCTCATCTATTTGATCGACTCGACAAAGGACTTTGACTACCTCTACTTGATCCTGCCACTGGTCAACGGCGGTGAGCTCTTCAGCTATCACCGCAG GATGCGGAAGTTCAACGAGAAGCAGGCTAGGTTCTATGCCTGCCAGGTGGCACTGGCTCTCGAGTACATGCACCGGATGCATCTTATGTATCGGGACCTCAAGCCGGAGAACATTCTTTTGGACATCCGTGGGTACATCAAGATAACCGACTTTGGGTTTACTAAA cgaGTAGATGGCCGCACCTCAACTTTGTGCGGCACTCCGGAGTATTTGGCTCCGGAAATCGTGCAACTTCGGCCGTACAACAAGTCGGTGGACTGGTGGGCTTTCGGTATCCTTGTCTACGAGCTGGTAGCTGGTCGTTCGCCCTTCGCCATTCATAATCGCGACGTGATCCTAATGTATTCGAAGATTTGCATGGGCGAGTATAAAATGCCCACTTACTTCACTCAAAATCTGAAGACCCTGGTGGAAAGTCTAATGCAGGTGGAGACCACGAAACG GAAATGCGTCCGACGGCGCTGCGGATGTGAAGAACCATCCCTGGTTTCAAGGGATCGATTGGTATGGCATTCTCAACCAGGAAGTTCCGGCACCCTATGTGCCCACGGTATCCGGCGCCGAGGATCTGTCCAATTTCGAGAACTTCGAATTGAAGGACAAGATGAAGTCGCGAATAAACCGGCATCCGGAATTATTCgtgaatttttaaatgttaagATCGCATTTGTTAGCTTGTTTTGGGTGATATTGGTGTGA
- the LOC108128023 gene encoding cAMP-dependent protein kinase catalytic subunit 2, which produces MGPQPEQPQMHFSPKVDYILILDKLRDEFNKKFATNTPSPSTGLDDYDIKATLGSGSFGKVQLVRERETGAYYASKQLSKDQIVKTKQVAHVMSEKNVLRSMMFPNTVNLVASYKDNDSLYLVLPLIGGGELFTYHRKVRKFTEKQARFYAAQVFLALEYLHHCSLLYRDLKPENIMMDKNGYLKVTDFGFAKKVETRTMTLCGTPEYLPPEIIQSKPYGTSVDWWAFGVLVFEFVAGHSPFSAHNRDVMSMYNKICEGDYKMPSYFSGALRHLVDHLLQVDLSKRYGNLINGNRDIKEHEWFKEVEWIPLLNQTVNAPYVPNISNPEDISNFDKVSDKPRPKAKTMRHEEAFQDF; this is translated from the exons ATGGGTCCGCAGCCCGAACAGCCGCAGATGCACTTCAGTCCCAAGGTGGACTACATCCTCATCCTGGACAAGCTGCGTGATGAGTTCAACAAGAAGTTCGCCACGAACACACCATCGCCCTCGACGGGCCTGGATGACTACGACATAAAGGCAACATTGGGATCTGGGTCTTTTGGGAAAGTGCAATTGGTGCGGGAAAGGGAAACGGGTGCCTACTACGCCTCCAAGCAGCTCAGCAAGGATCAGATAGTGAAGACCAAGCAGGTGGCTCATGTAATGAGCGAAAAGAATGTCCTGCGCTCAATGATGTTCCCCAACACGGTTAATCTTGTGGCTTCCTACAAGGACAACGACAGCCTGTACCTCGTCTTACCGCTTATTGGTGGAGGCGAGCTTTTTACTTACCATCGAAA GGTTCGTAAGTTTACTGAAAAGCAGGCTCGTTTCTATGCTGCCCAAGTATTTTTGGCCCTGGAATACCTTCACCATTGTAGTCTACTATATCGCGATCTGAAGCCTGAAAACATAATGATGGACAAAAATGGATACCTGAAAGTCACCGATTTTGGTTTTGCAAAG AAAGTGGAAACTAGAACCATGACGCTTTGTGGTACCCCGGAGTACTTGCCGCCGGAGATCATTCAATCGAAACCCTATGGAACCAGCGTCGACTGGTGGGCATTTGGAGTCCTGGTCTTTGAGTTTGTGGCAGGACACTCGCCGTTCTCTGCCCATAACCGGGATGTGATGAGCATGTACAATAAAATATGTGAAGGAGACTACAAAATGCCCAGCTACTTCAGTGGGGCCCTGCGGCACTTGGTGGATCATTTGCTGCAAGTGGATCTCTCAAAGCG CTATGGAAACCTCATTAATGGGAATCGGGATATCAAGGAGCATGAGTGGTTCAAGGAAGTGGAGTGGATACCGCTGCTCAACCAAACGGTGAATGCTCCCTATGTGCCAAATATCAGCAATCCCGAGGACATATCCAATTTTGACAAGGTCTCTGACAAACCCCGGcccaaagccaaaacaatgCGACACGAAGAAGCCTTTCAAGACTTTTGA
- the Spn100A gene encoding alaserpin codes for MKAVLCAILFSFLAVLVQGLPTQGGESFAGRTSQLIALQLLKFNKDIDSNQVHSPLGVASILSVLAEASEGDTFEEFQQVFGYPKDRTQLRDIYQRILSSYQNRDAAVALPSFQTWLYIYRNNSAREEFKDILQKHYFVEVKDINRQEYDWSEPNTSLQLEELSEGSNTEPSNSKDVIGFETLKRIKLDEEDDVPAIPDSYGQEIINKEASKFDREVDDKQYVEKPVAQAEAEQLQKEQAAATTESELESQSEPEATTPAAIFAEKQEKPDMIAEENPVEKQQNKRSDQENGPEESQIKNLQENETVQEEEKLAKLVPAANVAAVTAGEPEKVRLPLEKLENAVKAVAKDGADEIMIALESHLASVSRAYGARSLFRQDDITSALSANSITGRSAGSKSKMLLFNGLYYRGSWANPFYQLRDGSDEFFFMTNEDAMKAPMMHARGKFQVAELPKLKARVLSLPYETSRYSLCIILPDETEGLSDVIAQLETSDFEQAKKSFQLKEMHVSLPKFQVEETSRSEAMLKQMGLKKLFSRTEAQLGLLSEDPDVHVDEIVQFVNVRVDEGGSSTNALSAANMQARTPSVESTVLPVPEPEPEPGVERFEVNRPFAYFLVDCEEQFVLASGKVYTPEFKEDLPPVSIEVELEQS; via the exons ATGAAAGCGGTTCTCTGTGcgattttattttccttcctGGCCGTCTTGGTCCAGGGCCTGCCCACCCAGGGCGGTGAATCCTTCGCGGGCCGTACTTCTCAACTGATTGCCCTGCAGCTGCTGAAGTTCAACAAGGATATTGACTCGAATCAGGTCCACTCGCCCCTAGGAGTTGCGTCCATTCTGTCCGTTTTGGCTGAGGCTTCTGAGGGAGACACCTTCGAGGAGTTCCAGCAGGTCTTTGGCTATCCCAAGGACAGGACTCAGTTAAGGGACATCTACCAGCGCATCTTGAGCAGCTACCAGAACCGAGATGCCGCCGTTGCCTTGCCCTCCTTCCAAACCTGGTTGTACATCTACCGAAACAACAGTGCCCGAGAGGAGTTCAAGGATATACTGCAGAAGCACTACTTTGTGGAGGTGAAGGACATTAATCGACAGGAGTACGATTGGAGTGAGCCCAATACCTCGCTGCAGCTGGAGGAATTGTCTGAAGGCAGCAACACAGAGCCCAGCAACAGCAAGGATGTGATTGGCTTCGAGACCCTGAAGAGGATCAAGCTGGATGAGGAGGATGATGTGCCGGCAATCCCAGACTCATATGGCCAGGAAATCATCAACAAGGAGGCGTCCAAGTTCGATCGAGAGGTGGACGACAAGCAGTATGTTGAAAAACCAGTTGCCCAGGCTGAGGCCGAACAACTCCAAAAAGAGCAGGCTGCCGCCACCACCGAATCCGAATTAGAATCTCAATCAGAACCGGAGGCAACCACCCCGGCTGCTATCTTTGCggaaaaacaggaaaaaccAGACATGATAGCCGAGGAAAATCCAGTAGAGAAGCAGCAGAACAAGCGCAGCGACCAGGAGAATGGCCCCGAGGAGAGTCAGATCAAGAATCTGCAGGAGAACGAGACGGtgcaggaggaggagaagcTGGCCAAGCTCGTGCCAGCAGCCAACGTCGCTGCCGTGACCGCCGGTGAACCCGAGAAGGTGCGTCTTCCCCTCGAGAAACTAGAGAATGCAGTTAAGGCGGTGGCCAAGGATGGAGCCGACGAGATCATGATCGCTCTGGAATCCCACTTGGCATCAGTCAGTAGG GCTTATGGAGCCCGCAGCCTATTCCGCCAGGACGACATCACTTCTGCCCTGAGTGCCAACTCGATCACCGGGCGCTCGGCTGGCTCCAAGTCCAAGATGCTGCTCTTCAATGGACTGTACTACCGTGGCAGCTGGGCCAATCCCTTCTACCAGCTCCGTGATGGAAGTGATGAGTTCTTCTTCATGACCAACGAGGATGCCATGAAGGCGCCGATGATGCACGCCCGTGGAAAGTTCCAGGTGGCCGAGTTGCCCAAGCTGAAGGCCAGAGTCTTGAGTCTGCCCTACGAAACCTCCCGCTATTCCCTGTGCATTATCCTGCCGGATGAAACCGAAGGACTGAGTGATGTCATTGCCCAGCTGGAGACCAGCGACTTTGAGCAGGCCAAGAAGTCCTTCCAGCTGAAGGAGATGCACGTCTCCCTGCCCAAGTTCCAGGTGGAGGAGACCTCACGCTCCGAGGCCATGCTTAAGCAAATGGGCTTGAAGAAGCTCTTCTCCCGCACGGAAGCTCAGTTGGGATTGCTGTCAGAGGACCCGGATGTCCATGTCGATGAGATCGTCCAGTTTGTGAATGTGCGAGTGGACGAGGGCGGCAGCAGTACCAACGCCCTGTCCGCGGCCAACATGCAAGCCAGAACACCTAGTGTGGAGTCCACTGTGCTGCCCGTCCCGGAGCCGGAGCCCGAGCCCGGAGTAGAACGCTTCGAGGTAAACCGTCCGTTCGCCTATTTCTTAGTCGACTGCGAGGAGCAGTTTGTTCTGGCCTCCGGAAAGGTATACACGCCCGAGTTCAAGGAGGATCTCCCACCAGTCTCCATCGAAGTGGAACTAGAGCAGTCCTAG
- the Pka-C2 gene encoding cAMP-dependent protein kinase catalytic subunit 2 isoform X4 produces MKFQIPCILISAEYPIANPDRRFRSRSSRRRLLHRESKSLGAVRCTLAGGRTAVMSQHHLSQAASSFFNVKEDYNTTLDNMSREFEERWNHQTQSPHSNLENYIQRAVLGNGSFGTLLVKEKIGKNYYAAKMMSKEDLVRLKQVAHVHNEKHVLNAARFPFLIYLIDSTKDFDYLYLILPLVNGGELFSYHRRMRKFNEKQARFYACQVALALEYMHRMHLMYRDLKPENILLDIRGYIKITDFGFTKRVDGRTSTLCGTPEYLAPEIVQLRPYNKSVDWWAFGILVYELVAGRSPFAIHNRDVILMYSKICMGEYKMPTYFTQNLKTLVESLMQVETTKRLGNASDGAADVKNHPWFQGIDWYGILNQEVPAPYVPTVSGAEDLSNFENFELKDKMKSRINRHPELFVNF; encoded by the exons ATGAAATTCCAAATTCCTTGTATATTGATATCCGCTGAGTACCCAATAGCTAACCCAGATCGCAGATTCCGGTCCAGAAGCTCTCGACGACGACTCCTCCATAGGGAATCGAAATCGCTTGGTGCTGTAAGATGCACGTTGGCTGGAGGGCGGACTGCTGTTATGAGCCAGCATCATTTGAGCCAGGCTGCGTCGTCCTTCTTCAATGTTAAGGAGGACTACAACACCACTCTGGACAATATGAGCCGGGAGTTCGAAGAGCGCTGGAACCATCAGACGCAATCGCCTCACTCCAACTTGGAGAACTACATCCAGCGTGCAGTCCTGGGAAACGGCAGCTTCGGCACC CTCTTGGTCAAGGAGAAGATTGGAAAAAACTACTATGCTGCCAAGATGATGAGCAAAGAGGATCTGGTGCGACTCAAGCAGGTGGCCCACGTTCACAACGAGAAGCACGTGCTCAACGCGGCCCGCTTTCCGTTTCTCATCTATTTGATCGACTCGACAAAGGACTTTGACTACCTCTACTTGATCCTGCCACTGGTCAACGGCGGTGAGCTCTTCAGCTATCACCGCAG GATGCGGAAGTTCAACGAGAAGCAGGCTAGGTTCTATGCCTGCCAGGTGGCACTGGCTCTCGAGTACATGCACCGGATGCATCTTATGTATCGGGACCTCAAGCCGGAGAACATTCTTTTGGACATCCGTGGGTACATCAAGATAACCGACTTTGGGTTTACTAAA cgaGTAGATGGCCGCACCTCAACTTTGTGCGGCACTCCGGAGTATTTGGCTCCGGAAATCGTGCAACTTCGGCCGTACAACAAGTCGGTGGACTGGTGGGCTTTCGGTATCCTTGTCTACGAGCTGGTAGCTGGTCGTTCGCCCTTCGCCATTCATAATCGCGACGTGATCCTAATGTATTCGAAGATTTGCATGGGCGAGTATAAAATGCCCACTTACTTCACTCAAAATCTGAAGACCCTGGTGGAAAGTCTAATGCAGGTGGAGACCACGAAACG TTTAGGAAATGCGTCCGACGGCGCTGCGGATGTGAAGAACCATCCCTGGTTTCAAGGGATCGATTGGTATGGCATTCTCAACCAGGAAGTTCCGGCACCCTATGTGCCCACGGTATCCGGCGCCGAGGATCTGTCCAATTTCGAGAACTTCGAATTGAAGGACAAGATGAAGTCGCGAATAAACCGGCATCCGGAATTATTCgtgaatttttaa
- the Pka-C2 gene encoding cAMP-dependent protein kinase catalytic subunit 2 isoform X6 — protein MKFQIPCILISAEYPIANPDRRFRSRSSRRRLLHRESKSLGAVRCTLAGGRTAVMSQHHLSQAASSFFNVKEDYNTTLDNMSREFEERWNHQTQSPHSNLENYIQRAVLGNGSFGTVLLVKEKIGKNYYAAKMMSKEDLVRLKQVAHVHNEKHVLNAARFPFLIYLIDSTKDFDYLYLILPLVNGGELFSYHRRYAGCGSSTRSRLGSMPARWHWLSSTCTGCILCIGTSSRRTFFWTSVGTSR, from the exons ATGAAATTCCAAATTCCTTGTATATTGATATCCGCTGAGTACCCAATAGCTAACCCAGATCGCAGATTCCGGTCCAGAAGCTCTCGACGACGACTCCTCCATAGGGAATCGAAATCGCTTGGTGCTGTAAGATGCACGTTGGCTGGAGGGCGGACTGCTGTTATGAGCCAGCATCATTTGAGCCAGGCTGCGTCGTCCTTCTTCAATGTTAAGGAGGACTACAACACCACTCTGGACAATATGAGCCGGGAGTTCGAAGAGCGCTGGAACCATCAGACGCAATCGCCTCACTCCAACTTGGAGAACTACATCCAGCGTGCAGTCCTGGGAAACGGCAGCTTCGGCACCGTG CTCTTGGTCAAGGAGAAGATTGGAAAAAACTACTATGCTGCCAAGATGATGAGCAAAGAGGATCTGGTGCGACTCAAGCAGGTGGCCCACGTTCACAACGAGAAGCACGTGCTCAACGCGGCCCGCTTTCCGTTTCTCATCTATTTGATCGACTCGACAAAGGACTTTGACTACCTCTACTTGATCCTGCCACTGGTCAACGGCGGTGAGCTCTTCAGCTATCACCGCAG ATACGCAGGATGCGGAAGTTCAACGAGAAGCAGGCTAGGTTCTATGCCTGCCAGGTGGCACTGGCTCTCGAGTACATGCACCGGATGCATCTTATGTATCGGGACCTCAAGCCGGAGAACATTCTTTTGGACATCCGTGGGTACATCAAGATAA